In Cyclopterus lumpus isolate fCycLum1 chromosome 13, fCycLum1.pri, whole genome shotgun sequence, the genomic window ctgcagctcgtATTCGATGTTCACGTCACAGCCGCTGCCGCTCTCTGAAGGCCAGCAGTTTACTGAGGACACAACACGGCGTTAGCGTCGTCACGGGCAACGCAACACAGCGTTAGCGTCGTCACGGGCAACGCAACACAGCGTTAGCGTCGTCACGGGCAACGCAACACAGCGCTAGCGTCGTCACGGGCAACGCGACACGGCGTTAGCGTCGTCACGGGCAACGCGACTCGGCGTTAGCGTCGTCACGGGCAACGCGACACGCCGTTAGCGTCGTCACGGGCAACGCGACACGGCGTTAGCGTCGTCACGGGCAACGCGACACGGCGTTAGCGTCGTCACGGGCAACGCGACACAGCGTTAGCGTCGTCACGGGCAACGCAACACAGCGTTAGCGTCGTCACGGGCAACGCGACACGCCTTTAGCGTCGTCACGGGCAACGCAACACGGCGCTAGCGTCGTCACGGGCAACGCAACATGCCGTTAGCGTCGTCACGGGCAACGCAACATGCCGTTAGCGTCGTCACGGGCAACACAACAGGTATAAGGGTCTTACTGGTTAGAGGTATGAGGGCCTCGTCTGTGGTCTGTAGTCTCCACTTCAGCACGCCGACGTCGTTGTTGAGAGGGAACGACTTCTCCGGGTTCTTCAGGCCGATCACGGATTCAGCGGTGAACAACTTCTTGTCCACGTTGGGATGCGTctgagaggagaccagagagggtgagtgtgtgggggatggatggatgatataGATTGTTATGTATGTGGAGGACCTACTTGCAGCTGCAGCcctttgttgtcgttgttgttgatgatgaggCGGATGCGTCCGTTCTTGTCGTCGGTCACTCGCAGCGTCACCATGCCGAGCAGCTCCATGTTCTGGATGCCGCCGTCACGGCCGCAGGTCAGCGAGATCTTCTCCTCCACGCGCAGGTGAACACTGAGGAACACAAGCGGCTTGAACTTCCTTCAACAATCGGTAcaattaatttcttttttttcttcttttaaaaaaaaaaaaaatcgactCATTTTCTTTCCGATGGTATTTGAACACATCGTGCGTGACGAACTCTTTCATCAGAACAAAAGAACGCGTCTCATAAAATATCTGAACTCTGACAGCATGGAAACAAACACCATCTATGCGTAACCATGGAGACGGGGAGCGCTCGCACCTCTCCACGTGGACGGGTGGCGGCAGAGCTTTAGAAACATCCGAGCTCCGCTTCCCGCTGCTGGCCATGATGGTTTCCCCCTCGGACTTGAGCTTGTCGACGAAGTTGTCCACCTCTTTTCCTTTGGCGCCCAGTTTCAGGGCTTTACTGGGTCCGCTTGGtctggaggagagacagacggtaTTAATAAATAAGGCGGTCTTCAAGGAGAGCGTCCGCATACCACGAAGACCCCCCACCTGACTGCGGCCGCCGTGATCTTGGGCTTCTCGGGCTCGACGATGGTGTCCGTGATGATGGAGCCCGAGGACACGCTGGTCATGCCGGCGCTGCCGAAGCCGCCGAACGCCGGCACCTTCTTTCCGGAGCGCTCGGCGTCCCTCCTGGCCTGCTGCAGCTCCTTGGCCTTCCTCCTCATCTCGGCCTTGGCCTCTCTCTCCTGAGTCTGCGGGGCGAGAGAagcacgtttaaaaaaaaggtgttttagtCGCTTCAAGTGTCGAGAAGACAAATATATCTTTGAAATCCATTTGTGCTCCCGTGGCGATTCATTAAAAAGAGGGAATGAAGCAGAGCTCACCTCTCTGACGGCGCGGAACACCTTCTCCTCGTGGGAGTCCATCTCTGTGAAGGTGCGGATCTGAGCCAGGTTGACGTTCTCTCTGTAGCCGAGGGCCACGATCTCATCGAAGGCGAAGATCAGGTCGAAGCAGTGCTCCGATATTTCGCTCTCCTCCAGCACACGACAGTATTCTGGGATCTGGGGCAACAAGACGAGGCTCAAGTCGGCTTCTTTAACCGGCTCATAACAAACCCCGACGTCTGAGTAAATACAATTAActttaaattttattttatttaagtgaTCTGAAGACGGGATGTGGTTGTACGGTTAATATAACATTTAGCAAATAATATTCTccttgaaataataaataaaaaatacaaaaacaaaattatataataatattataaatatataatttttttttatatataaaaatatatttaaaaaaattatattctCCTTAAATCAACCGAACATCACTTTCAAGTATAAAATATAAGAGAAACgaagttctgtgtgtgtgcatttttaatTAAGGAGACTAAAATTACACATAAATGGtaaattattagtattataagCAGACtgtaatcattttaaatgagttaGTTATCCATAACCCTTCTCAGACAGAGAGACCTTCCATTAATACACAGCGACATGCTGGAGACCAGAAGAACTCAGAGAACTCTGGACTTTAACAGTACAAGTACGGACCTCCAGCTACAGAAGGGAGATCATTAAAGTAACGTCCATGTGGTCACACCGCCGCGTGAGGGTCCGCTTACCACGCGGGAGAAGAGCCTGAGGGTCTCCAGGTCCTCCAGGATGTTGCTGTTCTTGGTGGTGATGAGGACCATGTAGAGCTTCTCCAGCGGCTGGTACACGTAGCGCACGCTGTCCGTCTCCACGAAGGTGTGCTGCTTGCCCGTGTTCATCAGCTTGGGGAACGCAGCAAGAAGCCCCTCGATGCGCGTCCGGGTCATCTCCACAAACTGCCGCGACACGATGGCCTTGCCGGCCTTGGTGCACACCGCCGCTGCCAACAGCACCTGTGGGCGAGAGGGGAAGACGGGCAGGTGAGGGGGAGACGGGCAGGTGAGGGGGAGACGGGCAGGTGAGGGGGAGACGGGTTGTCGAACACATGCAGCGATTCTTTACCAAGGCAGGAAGTAAAGCAGCTGgaggaacacattaccaacagTTCCCCCTTTCAATAACCAGAATTCCCTCTTTCTCAGGAGAGCACGTCTTGCCaagtttaacaacaacaacaacaacatgtcaacacacacatccccacaGCAGGACAACTTGTGGCATTGGTTTTCACGGCTTGAGGCGGCCTGTTTGAGTGCTGGTGGAAGAAGCCTGTTGGAGTCCCATCTGTGTAACCCGGATGTTTAGTTCAAATGAAACACGTAAATAAAAGTAATGCCGAATCCAGCGATTCAGACGACGTGATTACGTCATGTTTACCATGTGTGCACGAGCCGTCAGTCCCGTGCTCCACACTGTCCGGTGGGTCATTGTGAGTGCATTGGTTATGCCTCTCTCTAAAGGAAGGAACCGTAATCCACCGACGATGAAGTTAGGGATGAAAGACGTCGACCGCGATGGACCCTGAACTTAATGTTGACAACAGATGCACCATGGAGGTCCCTGAACGCACCTCAAGGGCATTCGGCTCACTTTAAATTGTAACACAACTGTGTGTTCGGGTGGGTGCTCGTCCCCAAAGAGATCGGTGACCGCCGGTCTCCGGCTGGAGAACAGTGTGACAGCAGGTAACGCTAGCTCGGTGTTCGGCTCGTGACAGGAGCTACAAGCTAGCTGACGTCACCCGCTCACCTGGAATTCAAGCCTCTCCGCATCGCGACGGGACGATTCAAAGCGACTCGACGTGATGTCGGCGCTGTCAGCTCGGTGCGACGCAACGTTTGGGTGCCCCGTGTTATTTCGCTTCCTGGGAGAACCCGAGCTAGCCGCGAGCTAGCGGTACGCTCGGCTAGCCCGATGTTGTGATAACTTGCTAGG contains:
- the arcn1b gene encoding archain 1b — translated: MVLLAAAVCTKAGKAIVSRQFVEMTRTRIEGLLAAFPKLMNTGKQHTFVETDSVRYVYQPLEKLYMVLITTKNSNILEDLETLRLFSRVIPEYCRVLEESEISEHCFDLIFAFDEIVALGYRENVNLAQIRTFTEMDSHEEKVFRAVRETQEREAKAEMRRKAKELQQARRDAERSGKKVPAFGGFGSAGMTSVSSGSIITDTIVEPEKPKITAAAVRPSGPSKALKLGAKGKEVDNFVDKLKSEGETIMASSGKRSSDVSKALPPPVHVESVHLRVEEKISLTCGRDGGIQNMELLGMVTLRVTDDKNGRIRLIINNNDNKGLQLQTHPNVDKKLFTAESVIGLKNPEKSFPLNNDVGVLKWRLQTTDEALIPLTINCWPSESGSGCDVNIEYELQEESLELNDVVISIPVPSGVGAPVIGDLDGEYKHDSRRNLLEWCLPVIDANNKTGSLEFSVAGQPNDFFPINVSFVSKRNYCDIQVTKATHVDGDAPVRFSSETSFVVDKYEIL